GCCGACCACCTCAGTTCGCTTTGGCCCTCGCGATGTCATCGAGGTAGTCGGGCGTACCGTTGACCCGCTCCAGGTGCGGGTACTTCAGGCCACCGTGATAGTCGACCTTGTGTGTGCTGTACGTGCCGACATACTTCACCGCCAGCTCGATCGGCGACGTGCCGCTCTGCGCCTGCCGGATGGCCGCCTTCAGCGCATCGCCGGTGAACTCGTTGCCGTTGACCGAGACCACCTTCATGCCCGGCACCAGGCCAGCCTTGTAGGCCGGGCCATTCCACTGCACGTCGCTCACCGTGCCGTCGTCGGACATCGTCATGCCGATCGAATAAGCCAGGTCGAGGCGGTGCCTGGACCGCGACACGGCCTGGTCGTAGGCGGAGGGCGCATTCGTGTACACCACCTTCCAGCCACCGCGTGCGATGCCGTGTTCCGGCAACACCTTGCCCGTGTAGTCCAGGCGCTTGCGCAGGAAGCTCGCCCAGTCGAACGGCTGCACCTGGTTCAGCGCATCCACCAGGTCGTGGAACGTGTAGGTGCGGGTGACATAGCTGCCGTTGTCCATGCCGTAGAACAGCTTGGCGAAGTCGTCCAGCGACCGGCGATTGTGGCTGAGCTGGCGTATCTTCGTATCGACACCCAGCCACAGCAGCTCGCCCTCGGGGTAAAAGTCCGTGCTACGACGGTAATTGCTCCAGTAGCTGCCATTGAAATACAGCAACTGAGCACTGGTCGCGGTGTCCTGCAGCGAGCGCCACGCGCGTCCGGTTCGGTAGGCCTGCGCGGCGTCCACCGACGCCAGCGATTCACGGAACTCGGCAGGCGTAAGCAGGCCCGAGCGCGCCGCCAGCACGACGGACCAGTACTCGGTCAGGCCTTCGTAGGCCCACACCATGTCCGATGGCTGCGGCGTATTGAACGCAGGCGTCCACATGTCGGCGGGGCGGCGGAATTTGCCGTTCCAGGAATGCGTGAACTCGTGCGGGATCAACGTGGCCGACGCCATGAACGCATCCGGATTCGTCAGGAAATCCGCACCCGCCATTTCCATGCTCGACTGGTGATGCTCCAGCCCGGTACCCGCGACATGGTCGGACACCGTCAGCAGCAGGTCGTAGTGATGGAAATGGTGCGAATGGAACAGCGCGTACAGCTGCTTCACCATGCGGCGGTATGCAGCCACCTGCGTGTCGCTGATCTGCACCGACGCCGCACTGTCGCCGACGATGTTCAGATGCACCGGCGCCGCGTCGCCAGGTGACAGATCGACGCGCTTGAAGTACTTGCCCGCGATCAGCGGCGAGTCGATGAAGTTGTTGAAACTCATCCGCTTGAAATGGATCGTGTCGCCCGACCGGCTCGTCACGTCCATGGCCGTGGCGAACTTCCAGCCCGTCGGCAACACCACCGTGGGCCGGATCGGAATATCGCGCGCGTAGTAACCGCTGGGATAGAACACCACCTGGGTCGGGTCCAGGTCGGCCAGATAGGGCGTGGACCACACCTCGTAACCGTACCAGGCACCCGGCCCGGGCGACAGGTACTGGAAGGAAAGGTTGATGCGCTCGATACCCTGCGGCACCGTTACATGCAGCGTGTACATGTCCACCACATCGCGCCGCCAGGGCAGTTGCCTGCCGTCCGCCGTGATGGTCAGGCCCGCGATATTGGCGATGGTGGCATCCGGCGCATGGTCGGGCAACGGCCACTTCGGGTAGTACAGCGTCAACGGGCCCGGTTTCACCGGAATCGTCTCGTGCATGCGGTAAATGCGATGCGGCGCATCGCGCAGATCCATCGTGATCGCCAACACGCCGGGATACGGCGTGTCCTTCGGCGCGGCAGGCGCCGACGCCTGCGCGGCACACACCACGAACACCGCACACGCTGCGACCAGTGCAAGCGCGTGGATGCCAAAACGAACCGATAGCGATTTCACCTGAGCCCCCCCCCTGTAACAAGCGATAGCCGTCGCATACGCAGCATGCGAGGAACTGCGCAACGGCGGTGGACACAAGCCTCAAGTGTGTACGTCACCGCACGGATGGCGTCAACTTGCTTTGGAGGGGGCGAAGATCCTCAATCGTTTTACCGGTTCCGGCCGAGTCCGCATCCAGTCGATGTACATGCATTACGCGACCGAGAAGTGAGATGCGGTGCGGCGGGCGTGACATGCGTCCGCCGCTGTTGTTTCACTGCGATCAGCAGCCTGCTTGCTGCGTGATGTAAAGAACGAGGCCCGGTTCGCTCCCGCCATGAAATAAGTGAACCTGACTCAGCTATTTGTGGTCTGCCACTCGTGAAAAGTGCACTCTAACCCCTGTTTTCGCCCTCTATTTGCTCCCCCGACTACTCTGAGGAAGCCTTCACCGAAGTTGCTACGATGTGATTCAATGGCGACCCTTTGGCAAAATAGTCGAGCATGTAGTTGCGCTCGGCAAGCTTCAGCGTTCGCGTCCCCACAGCCGCCGCCCAAGCCGTCCAGTCCGAAGAGCCCGACTTGGGGATTTCACCTCGAATCTCCTTGAACCCGAAATCTTGAGTGGGTATCTCAAGAACTTTTGCACGAGCGATTCGCGCCTCCCCTGTCAAGTCATACAACTTGACCATCAAGTCGCCAAATTTGGCCGACTTAGCAAGTGACTCTTCGACGATATGAGCGAGCCAAAAAAGCTGGTACTCCAGTAGCGGCTCAGATTCCTCCAGAAACTTGAGAAGGACATCGGCCAACCCCTCCTTGTCATTGACATGGGAACAGACTGCATGAAGCTGCTTGTACAAGTTCGGAAACCTTGCGAACAGTACCGGCAAATACTCGAGCATTGAATCGCTGTGCATTCTTAAGATGTTTAGAATCACTTCCGCGTCTGATTCTTCCAAAGCATCGTCCTTCAGAAATGAAAGCAGCATTTCAACTTGTGCCACCGACAATTGATGCTCAACCTCAACCATCTCCGACGTCACTTCGACACCCGAGGCCGTCTCAATGAAGTCTTCAATCTCGACGACTTCCAGCAAACTCTTCTTAATCTCTGAGACCTTTGCGGCGACATCAGCCTGAAAGTCGTCAATTCCTGTCTTCGATGGATTCACGTTCAGAGCAAACTGACCGAGCAACTGCTGAATGGTAGTGAAATCCCGCAAAAGAACACCCATCGAGTCATCAAAGAGATAAAAATCATCCATAAAGCGAACTAACTGCGCGGACTTTAGCTGACCACTGAGGTCCACAAACTTCAGGAACTCGTTGCCGATCATCTTTGCGGGGAATATGCCTTGGGGAAGAAAATCCACACTCCGTCCAGCATTAATCTCGCGGGTAAACTGACCAAACGCCTCTCCATCTTCGGCCGACACACCATCTCGCGAGCTCACCCAGTGCGTAAGATCATGGTGATATATGGAGTTAAAGTATGCGGCAATATCGAATCGGATGTGGTGCTTGAACTTGCCCCGACACTCACCCAAGGCGGCCTTAAATTCTCTATATGAAGAGTTAACAGGCACTGGTAGCCCGTCTTCGTATCTATAGCCAAACGAAAGGCGCTTGCCGCTCACCGCCTTTCGAAAGACTGACCTATTTCGATAGACGAAGTCGTATAAGAAGTACTCCGCCACCGGGTCAAGCTTGACTGTCCTCCGAAGATGTCCTTTTGGCTTCGTAGCAAAGACGCGCTGCTGAGGAAGAAAGCAATACTCTTTGTCAGCCTTCGAAAGGACCTTTGAATAGATAAAGTCGCGCAGCCCAGCCTCGTTGAATTGAAGGACAATCGCGTTGGTCCGCAGGGGGAAGAGCGTCCCCGAGTAGTCCCAATGAATGAAATCCGCCACGCCCACGTGTGCCTTGGCCTTATTTTTCGGCAGAAGCTGCATCAAAGTCGCAATGATGTCATTCACGGAATCATTCCCGAGGCAG
This window of the Dyella sp. A6 genome carries:
- the drt5 gene encoding antiviral reverse transcriptase Drt5: MNDIIATLMQLLPKNKAKAHVGVADFIHWDYSGTLFPLRTNAIVLQFNEAGLRDFIYSKVLSKADKEYCFLPQQRVFATKPKGHLRRTVKLDPVAEYFLYDFVYRNRSVFRKAVSGKRLSFGYRYEDGLPVPVNSSYREFKAALGECRGKFKHHIRFDIAAYFNSIYHHDLTHWVSSRDGVSAEDGEAFGQFTREINAGRSVDFLPQGIFPAKMIGNEFLKFVDLSGQLKSAQLVRFMDDFYLFDDSMGVLLRDFTTIQQLLGQFALNVNPSKTGIDDFQADVAAKVSEIKKSLLEVVEIEDFIETASGVEVTSEMVEVEHQLSVAQVEMLLSFLKDDALEESDAEVILNILRMHSDSMLEYLPVLFARFPNLYKQLHAVCSHVNDKEGLADVLLKFLEESEPLLEYQLFWLAHIVEESLAKSAKFGDLMVKLYDLTGEARIARAKVLEIPTQDFGFKEIRGEIPKSGSSDWTAWAAAVGTRTLKLAERNYMLDYFAKGSPLNHIVATSVKASSE
- a CDS encoding M61 family peptidase, with product MKSLSVRFGIHALALVAACAVFVVCAAQASAPAAPKDTPYPGVLAITMDLRDAPHRIYRMHETIPVKPGPLTLYYPKWPLPDHAPDATIANIAGLTITADGRQLPWRRDVVDMYTLHVTVPQGIERINLSFQYLSPGPGAWYGYEVWSTPYLADLDPTQVVFYPSGYYARDIPIRPTVVLPTGWKFATAMDVTSRSGDTIHFKRMSFNNFIDSPLIAGKYFKRVDLSPGDAAPVHLNIVGDSAASVQISDTQVAAYRRMVKQLYALFHSHHFHHYDLLLTVSDHVAGTGLEHHQSSMEMAGADFLTNPDAFMASATLIPHEFTHSWNGKFRRPADMWTPAFNTPQPSDMVWAYEGLTEYWSVVLAARSGLLTPAEFRESLASVDAAQAYRTGRAWRSLQDTATSAQLLYFNGSYWSNYRRSTDFYPEGELLWLGVDTKIRQLSHNRRSLDDFAKLFYGMDNGSYVTRTYTFHDLVDALNQVQPFDWASFLRKRLDYTGKVLPEHGIARGGWKVVYTNAPSAYDQAVSRSRHRLDLAYSIGMTMSDDGTVSDVQWNGPAYKAGLVPGMKVVSVNGNEFTGDALKAAIRQAQSGTSPIELAVKYVGTYSTHKVDYHGGLKYPHLERVNGTPDYLDDIARAKAN